From Yersinia hibernica, a single genomic window includes:
- a CDS encoding beta/gamma crystallin domain-containing protein gives MSEVNKNATGAIFFQQKNFNGKPHNYKEREIVYNLPQELNDKFLSVDIAELSIVHGWRHYHDSQPEQIYKVWTTSQPDISDIKGLSKFVTAPKNTELLAMKLTNKSANSNLDYVFIQTYTIENPVNIPTNGDYDIIGLIPNDGRMYVTSIILFDKNKIPLEIGAAYFMYDASMEELKAVTYSETFPAGWKLVKKAGYRFELVINSITQSSSGVAMIK, from the coding sequence ATGAGCGAAGTAAATAAAAATGCAACCGGTGCTATATTTTTCCAACAGAAAAACTTTAATGGCAAACCTCACAATTACAAGGAGCGAGAGATTGTCTACAATTTACCTCAGGAACTCAATGATAAATTTCTGTCTGTTGACATTGCGGAATTAAGCATAGTTCACGGCTGGAGACATTATCATGATTCCCAACCTGAGCAAATCTATAAGGTGTGGACTACATCACAACCAGATATCAGTGATATTAAAGGATTGTCGAAATTTGTAACTGCGCCAAAAAATACGGAACTTCTGGCAATGAAGTTAACCAACAAATCAGCAAACAGTAATCTTGACTATGTTTTCATTCAGACATATACAATTGAAAACCCGGTAAATATCCCTACTAATGGTGATTATGATATTATTGGCCTTATTCCGAATGATGGCAGAATGTATGTAACATCAATTATTCTTTTCGACAAAAACAAGATTCCACTGGAAATCGGCGCTGCATACTTCATGTATGATGCTTCAATGGAGGAACTTAAAGCCGTTACTTATTCTGAAACTTTCCCTGCTGGCTGGAAACTGGTTAAAAAGGCAGGCTATCGTTTTGAGCTTGTCATCAATAGTATAACTCAAAGTAGCAGCGGTGTGGCTATGATAAAATAA
- a CDS encoding inverse autotransporter beta domain-containing protein: MSGAAALTSDNTVNAGKQILRSAANNEFNSSAQQWLNQFGTARVEMNLDDEFKLDGSAIDVLLPLYDNQQSILFTQLGVRNKDNRNTVNIGAGVRTFHNNWMYGMNTFLDKDITGKNQRIGVGAEAWTDYLKLSANSYIGTTDWHQSRDFADYDERPANGYDVRAEAYLPSHPQLGGKVMYEQYRGDEVALFGKDARQKDPHAITAGVNYTPIPLVTIGVEHRAGKSSNNDSSINFQLNYRLNESWQSHINPSAVAATRTLAGSRYDLVERNNNIVMDYQKQELLRLTLPASIHNDAGMTVNITADVATKYGLDHIKWDSPALIAAGGSIKQLSTQVLQITLPLSVPNSSNRYPLTAVAYDIKGNVSNQAKTLINVNTQSVTNSALGAEPQTLPANGSATSEIIIKLRDNNSKPISGMSEKLALSMNFATDSGSQNLRNTDIQEQLRLDEVITEISPGDYRTVLTAGTRAGNVTITSSLGSQSLDSTVVTLTQDTVVGNNSSLTVAPSTIVANGSDAATLTFTAQGANNNPIRGLAVTFALSGAAAPGSTVGPTTDNGNGTYTANLTGQNDGVVTVVPKVAEIPVTGAANSKVVTLTSPDTITGIVANGHTFAVDAGFPTTGFAGAKFQMMINGNTTKNSDYNWSSDNISLVSIDTTGSVTFRDPANAPSSEIKITANPKAGGSALSYTFRITDWFSDKMYGTHTNQVARDTCQDAGKNLPPLNKLTNGHYTRGIGSLWAEWGNLRDNFGFYNTLWASNSSGTNYGGIDSDSGISWYRSASSSYQGWICWEAL; the protein is encoded by the coding sequence TTGTCTGGGGCTGCGGCACTGACGAGTGACAATACCGTCAATGCGGGGAAACAAATACTTCGCTCAGCGGCTAATAATGAATTCAATAGTTCAGCACAACAGTGGCTGAATCAGTTCGGTACTGCGCGCGTAGAAATGAATCTTGATGATGAGTTTAAGCTGGATGGTAGTGCTATAGATGTACTGCTCCCACTCTATGACAATCAGCAATCAATACTCTTTACTCAACTGGGCGTTCGAAATAAAGACAACCGCAATACCGTCAATATTGGTGCTGGTGTGCGCACCTTCCATAATAATTGGATGTACGGTATGAACACTTTCCTTGATAAGGATATTACCGGTAAAAATCAACGCATTGGTGTTGGGGCTGAAGCCTGGACCGATTACCTGAAATTATCCGCTAACAGCTATATCGGTACCACCGATTGGCATCAGTCACGTGATTTTGCTGATTATGACGAGCGCCCCGCCAATGGCTATGATGTCCGGGCCGAAGCCTATTTACCGTCTCACCCCCAATTGGGTGGCAAAGTTATGTATGAACAATATCGTGGTGATGAAGTCGCGTTGTTTGGTAAAGATGCTCGGCAGAAAGATCCTCATGCCATTACGGCTGGTGTGAATTACACCCCTATTCCATTAGTGACTATCGGCGTTGAGCATCGTGCCGGTAAAAGCAGTAACAATGACAGCAGCATTAACTTTCAGTTGAACTACCGCCTGAACGAATCTTGGCAATCCCATATCAATCCATCAGCCGTGGCGGCAACACGCACCCTGGCAGGTAGCCGCTATGATTTAGTTGAACGTAACAACAACATTGTGATGGACTATCAAAAACAAGAACTGCTACGGCTAACGCTCCCAGCCAGCATCCATAATGATGCAGGAATGACGGTGAATATAACTGCTGATGTCGCCACTAAATATGGGCTTGACCATATTAAATGGGACAGTCCAGCATTAATCGCGGCGGGAGGGAGTATCAAACAGCTGTCTACACAGGTACTACAAATCACATTACCACTTTCAGTACCTAACAGCAGTAACCGCTATCCTCTTACTGCTGTTGCTTATGATATTAAAGGCAATGTTTCTAATCAGGCTAAAACACTAATTAATGTAAATACTCAAAGTGTGACTAATTCTGCCCTTGGAGCAGAGCCTCAAACCTTACCTGCCAATGGCAGTGCTACAAGTGAAATTATCATCAAACTCCGTGATAATAATTCAAAACCTATCAGTGGAATGAGTGAGAAACTGGCTCTTTCAATGAACTTTGCTACTGATAGTGGTTCACAAAACTTGCGTAATACTGATATTCAAGAACAGTTACGTTTAGATGAAGTCATTACTGAAATTTCTCCCGGTGATTATCGGACAGTGCTCACAGCCGGTACACGAGCAGGGAATGTAACGATTACAAGTAGTTTGGGATCGCAGTCCTTGGACTCGACGGTTGTGACCTTGACTCAGGACACAGTGGTAGGGAATAACTCCAGTCTGACGGTGGCTCCGTCGACTATCGTGGCCAACGGTAGCGATGCCGCAACCCTGACATTCACGGCGCAGGGTGCAAACAACAATCCCATCCGCGGCCTGGCGGTGACCTTTGCTTTGAGTGGTGCGGCGGCCCCCGGTAGCACAGTCGGCCCCACCACCGATAACGGTAACGGCACTTACACCGCCAATCTGACCGGCCAAAATGACGGCGTGGTCACTGTCGTCCCCAAAGTAGCAGAAATCCCTGTCACTGGCGCGGCCAACAGCAAGGTGGTGACCTTAACTTCCCCGGATACTATTACCGGTATCGTGGCGAACGGCCATACATTCGCAGTCGATGCTGGCTTCCCAACGACGGGTTTCGCGGGGGCCAAATTCCAAATGATGATTAACGGGAATACGACCAAAAACAGTGATTATAACTGGAGCTCTGATAACATTTCGTTGGTGTCAATTGATACTACAGGGAGTGTAACATTCCGTGATCCGGCGAATGCACCATCGTCAGAGATTAAGATCACAGCAAATCCTAAGGCTGGAGGAAGTGCATTAAGCTACACCTTTAGAATTACTGATTGGTTTTCTGACAAAATGTATGGCACCCATACTAATCAAGTGGCAAGAGATACCTGTCAAGATGCCGGGAAGAATCTCCCGCCGTTAAATAAATTAACCAATGGTCACTATACTCGAGGGATTGGTTCATTGTGGGCTGAATGGGGCAACTTAAGGGATAATTTCGGCTTTTACAACACGCTATGGGCATCGAATTCTTCCGGTACTAACTACGGGGGTATAGATTCAGATAGTGGTATTAGTTGGTATCGAAGTGCAAGTAGCAGCTATCAAGGTTGGATATGCTGGGAGGCTTTATAA
- a CDS encoding helix-turn-helix domain-containing protein, whose amino-acid sequence MFLSRELKSFISVAEEKSIKVAAERLNLSPPAVSFMLKKMEDRLEIKLFKYKNGSMEMSRDAFMLYKDLSSHYHGLCEIESKISSKSKSINIYLDKELFFLVDMIRCYFMALDISVKVNFSNTLSSPVDLSIRRTISDENENWNNTDLLEIKFSLIKKVGKESNLMVLNPRFSDVSVFHELKNEVIKKHGVKEVMFIDDFHYLVEMVSTGLAVSVLPNISNFSKSINQNSIEFELKELDLRQTIYLSSAKVKCPSLKLIISDFIVNLKDRCN is encoded by the coding sequence ATGTTTTTATCACGAGAACTAAAATCGTTCATATCTGTTGCTGAAGAAAAGTCAATAAAGGTAGCAGCGGAACGTCTGAATTTAAGCCCTCCGGCTGTATCTTTCATGCTAAAAAAAATGGAGGATCGATTAGAAATAAAGCTCTTTAAATATAAAAATGGATCTATGGAAATGTCACGTGATGCTTTTATGTTATATAAAGACTTATCAAGTCATTATCACGGACTATGCGAAATAGAAAGCAAGATATCAAGCAAGAGTAAGAGTATAAATATCTATCTTGATAAAGAACTGTTCTTTCTAGTTGACATGATTAGGTGCTATTTCATGGCACTTGATATAAGTGTAAAAGTGAATTTTTCTAATACACTATCTAGTCCGGTAGATTTGAGCATTAGAAGAACCATTAGTGACGAGAACGAGAACTGGAATAACACTGATTTACTTGAAATTAAATTTAGTCTAATCAAAAAGGTTGGTAAAGAATCTAATTTAATGGTGCTTAACCCCAGATTCAGTGATGTTAGTGTTTTTCATGAATTAAAAAATGAAGTAATAAAAAAACATGGAGTTAAAGAAGTAATGTTTATTGATGATTTTCATTACCTGGTTGAGATGGTATCAACTGGGTTAGCAGTCTCGGTACTTCCCAACATCAGCAACTTTTCGAAGTCCATCAATCAAAACTCGATAGAATTTGAGTTGAAAGAGCTTGATCTTAGACAGACGATATATCTAAGTAGCGCCAAAGTAAAATGTCCATCTTTGAAATTAATAATATCTGATTTCATTGTTAATCTTAAAGATAGATGTAACTGA
- a CDS encoding YraN family protein has product MSQRMTGTHYENQARVYLERAGLVFEAANVTYQSGEIDLIMRDGATWVFVEVRFRRNALFGGAAASVTYSKQQRLLRAAALWLAQRNASFATTPCRFDVFAITGSQLEWLPNAFNTD; this is encoded by the coding sequence ATGAGTCAACGGATGACGGGCACACACTATGAAAACCAAGCTCGCGTCTATCTTGAGCGGGCTGGTTTAGTGTTTGAGGCGGCAAATGTCACCTATCAAAGCGGTGAAATTGACCTTATCATGCGCGATGGGGCCACTTGGGTATTTGTTGAGGTTCGCTTTCGGCGCAATGCCCTATTTGGCGGTGCTGCGGCCAGTGTCACTTACAGCAAGCAACAACGGCTACTCCGAGCCGCCGCCCTTTGGCTGGCACAGCGGAATGCCAGTTTTGCCACAACGCCGTGCCGTTTTGATGTTTTTGCCATCACCGGCAGTCAGTTAGAATGGCTGCCAAACGCCTTCAATACGGATTGA
- the diaA gene encoding DnaA initiator-associating protein DiaA, translating to MLDRIKGCFTESIQTQIAAAEALPDAISRAAMTLVQSLLNGNKILCCGNGTSAANAQHFAASMINRFETERPSLPAIALNADNVVLTAITNDRLHDEVYAKQVRALGHAGDVLLAISTRGNSRDIVKAVEAAVTRDMTIVALTGYDGGELAGLLGQQDVEIRIPSHRSARVQELHMLTVNCLCDLIDNTLFPHQDD from the coding sequence GTGCTGGATAGAATCAAAGGTTGCTTTACAGAAAGTATTCAAACCCAGATTGCCGCGGCTGAGGCACTGCCTGATGCCATCTCCCGTGCAGCAATGACATTGGTTCAGTCACTGCTCAATGGCAATAAAATTCTCTGCTGCGGTAATGGGACTTCTGCGGCTAATGCGCAACACTTTGCGGCCAGCATGATAAACCGTTTTGAAACAGAACGGCCAAGCCTGCCAGCTATTGCTTTGAATGCTGATAATGTTGTTCTCACCGCGATTACCAATGACCGTTTGCATGATGAAGTCTATGCCAAACAGGTGCGCGCGCTCGGACATGCTGGTGATGTTTTGCTCGCTATTTCGACTCGTGGTAATAGCCGTGATATTGTGAAGGCGGTTGAAGCAGCAGTCACCCGTGATATGACCATCGTCGCGCTTACTGGCTATGATGGTGGCGAGTTGGCTGGCTTGTTAGGTCAGCAGGATGTTGAAATCCGCATACCTTCGCACCGGAGCGCTCGGGTTCAAGAATTACACATGCTCACCGTGAATTGCTTATGTGATTTAATTGATAACACTCTATTTCCTCATCAGGACGATTAA
- the rsmI gene encoding 16S rRNA (cytidine(1402)-2'-O)-methyltransferase has product MNQPDRAVISASTLYVVPTPIGNLGDITHRALEVLKGVDLIAAEDTRHTGLLLQHFAINARLFALHDHNEQQKADHLLAKLQEGQSIALVSDAGTPLINDPGYHLVRRCREAGIRVVPLPGACAAITALCAAGIASDRFCYEGFLPAKTKGRKDTLQALIEEPRTLIFYESTHRLLESLQDMVTVLGPQRYVVLARELTKTWESIHGAPVGELLAWVQEEETRRRGEMVLIVEGHKVQADDALPAAALRTLALLQQELPLKKAAALAAEIHGVKKNALYKYALEQQEGAQVQAEDDI; this is encoded by the coding sequence ATGAATCAACCAGATCGAGCAGTGATTTCTGCATCTACGCTTTATGTGGTACCTACCCCAATCGGTAATTTAGGGGATATTACCCACCGGGCGTTAGAGGTACTGAAAGGCGTTGATTTGATTGCGGCTGAAGACACACGTCATACAGGGTTGCTGTTACAGCATTTCGCGATCAACGCCCGCCTGTTTGCACTTCATGACCACAACGAACAACAAAAAGCCGATCATTTACTGGCGAAACTGCAAGAGGGCCAGAGTATTGCGCTGGTTTCAGATGCAGGTACACCACTTATCAACGATCCGGGCTACCATTTAGTGCGCCGTTGCCGTGAAGCTGGCATCCGAGTTGTGCCCCTACCGGGGGCGTGTGCGGCAATTACAGCACTTTGCGCCGCCGGTATTGCCTCAGATCGTTTTTGCTACGAAGGCTTCCTGCCTGCGAAAACCAAAGGACGTAAGGATACCCTGCAAGCGCTGATTGAGGAACCTCGAACACTGATCTTCTACGAATCAACTCACCGCTTGTTGGAAAGTTTACAGGACATGGTAACCGTACTTGGCCCACAACGCTATGTGGTACTGGCCCGTGAGCTCACCAAAACCTGGGAGTCTATCCATGGCGCACCGGTGGGGGAGTTATTGGCCTGGGTGCAAGAGGAAGAAACCCGCCGCCGTGGTGAAATGGTGTTGATTGTCGAAGGCCATAAAGTGCAGGCTGATGATGCACTGCCCGCTGCGGCTTTGCGCACTCTAGCGCTGTTGCAACAAGAGTTGCCACTGAAAAAAGCCGCTGCCTTGGCTGCTGAAATTCATGGCGTGAAAAAGAATGCGCTTTATAAGTATGCACTTGAACAGCAAGAGGGTGCTCAAGTGCAAGCGGAAGATGACATTTAG
- a CDS encoding lytic polysaccharide monooxygenase translates to MNGIITEKKKSPNLRHGHVFSPKSRAYFAWEKGQIDTGMLNQREAGKFFPALVSGLADTLAATDTLSSLPPRDGEIASANQMNGNMLDQPGTHWEKHNVESSQLLPISWSYSAQHATRRWNYFITRKDWDPNLPLSRAQFEDTPFYQVQLSEQPFWEYGAALNPPNPTEHKIMLPERVGYHVILAVWEVANTGNAFYHVIDLNFVGGNVTPEPVAPAGLRCTGVTTSSVSLAWSAPSVPTASYRIYRNGTLIGSQTATTFTDSALTENTRFDYQLSSVDASGTESALSEVLSVTTLSTDAVDAPPSAPANLHSMEITTESVSLMWGGAQFGERVQAYIIYREGDEVARVERSQLTYKDKELQANTRYRYFVAAVDVQGRLSVPSNVLTITTDAEQEVIPEPVPEGYRAWALGETYAAAEVVKHNDLLWSCLQGHIAWVDSWAPGASDSTTLWQRA, encoded by the coding sequence ATGAACGGAATTATTACTGAAAAGAAAAAGTCGCCTAACCTGCGACACGGCCACGTTTTTTCACCGAAATCACGTGCCTACTTTGCCTGGGAAAAAGGCCAGATTGATACAGGTATGTTGAACCAGCGTGAAGCAGGTAAATTCTTCCCTGCATTGGTTAGTGGTCTGGCAGATACTCTGGCTGCCACTGATACGCTGAGCTCATTGCCTCCGCGTGATGGAGAAATAGCGAGCGCCAATCAGATGAATGGCAACATGCTTGACCAACCAGGTACTCACTGGGAAAAACACAACGTGGAATCCAGTCAACTATTACCTATTAGCTGGTCCTACAGTGCTCAGCATGCAACTCGTCGCTGGAACTACTTCATCACTCGTAAAGATTGGGATCCAAACCTGCCATTGAGCCGTGCACAGTTTGAAGATACACCGTTCTATCAGGTTCAACTGAGCGAACAACCTTTCTGGGAGTACGGTGCGGCACTGAATCCACCTAATCCAACCGAGCATAAAATCATGCTACCGGAACGTGTTGGTTACCATGTTATTCTGGCAGTTTGGGAGGTAGCGAACACCGGTAATGCGTTTTATCACGTTATCGACCTGAACTTCGTAGGGGGTAATGTCACCCCTGAACCTGTTGCACCGGCTGGATTACGCTGTACTGGTGTGACGACAAGCAGTGTTTCTCTTGCTTGGAGTGCGCCTTCTGTACCTACAGCTTCTTACCGTATTTACCGCAACGGTACATTGATTGGTTCACAGACAGCGACAACCTTTACCGACAGTGCTCTGACAGAAAATACACGATTTGACTATCAATTATCCAGTGTTGACGCGTCAGGTACAGAATCTGCGCTAAGTGAAGTTCTGTCGGTCACGACGCTCTCTACTGATGCCGTTGATGCCCCACCGTCGGCGCCAGCTAACCTGCATAGTATGGAAATAACCACAGAAAGTGTAAGCCTGATGTGGGGGGGAGCACAGTTCGGAGAGCGTGTTCAGGCTTATATCATTTATCGTGAAGGCGACGAGGTTGCTCGTGTTGAACGGAGCCAGCTGACTTATAAAGATAAAGAGTTACAGGCGAACACTCGCTATCGCTACTTTGTTGCAGCTGTTGATGTGCAAGGTCGTCTCTCAGTGCCGAGTAACGTTTTGACTATTACCACGGATGCTGAGCAAGAAGTGATCCCAGAACCGGTACCGGAAGGTTATCGCGCATGGGCATTGGGGGAAACTTATGCTGCGGCTGAAGTCGTCAAACATAATGACCTTTTGTGGTCTTGTCTTCAGGGCCACATCGCCTGGGTTGATAGCTGGGCTCCAGGAGCTTCAGATTCAACCACCCTGTGGCAAAGAGCTTAA
- a CDS encoding penicillin-binding protein activator encodes MLSSTFVRSKAGLVPAVLAALILAACSGRAPQTPPPVNIQDEASANSDYYLQQLQQSGDDNKADWQLLAIRALLREGKAPQAAEQLTALPANLSDAQRQEQQLLTAELLVAQKNNPAAAAILGKLDATQLSANQQVRFYQAQIAANQGKATLPLIRAFIAQEPLLKDKAHQDNIDGTWQVLAQLTPQELNNMVINADENVLQGWLDLLHVCQDNKQDPDLLKAGIRDWQNRYPQNPAAKSLPTALTQISNFSQASTAKIALLLPLSGPAQVFADAIQQGFTAAQNGLPVNAPAPVTPDPMATTAADGSAAPVTEVAPVATPAPVVAPVASSNAQVKVYDTTTQPVAALLAQAQQDGATLVVGPLLKPEVEQLSATPSTLNILALNQPEVSTNSPNICYFALSPEDEARDAAHHLWSQEKRVPLLLTPRGAFGDRIAKAFAEEWQKQGGQTVLQQNFGSTAELKQAINSGAGIRLIGQPVSVSSAPAAAPASVTIAGLTIPAPPVDAPVVSTSAGGNIDAVYIIATPAELTLIKPMIDMATSTRTKPALFASSRSYQAGAGPDYRLEMEGIQFSDIPLMAGSNPALMQQAAAKYSNDYSLVRLYAMGIDAWTLSNHFAEMRQIPGFQVSGTTGDLTASADCVITRKLPWLQYRQGMVVPAA; translated from the coding sequence ATGCTTTCCTCAACATTCGTTCGTTCCAAAGCAGGGCTAGTCCCTGCTGTTCTGGCTGCGTTGATACTGGCAGCCTGTTCAGGCAGAGCACCACAGACGCCACCGCCCGTCAATATACAAGACGAAGCAAGCGCTAACTCTGACTATTATCTGCAACAGTTGCAACAGAGCGGTGATGATAACAAGGCTGACTGGCAATTACTTGCCATTCGTGCCCTGTTACGCGAAGGGAAAGCCCCTCAGGCAGCAGAACAACTTACCGCTTTGCCCGCTAATTTGAGTGACGCACAGCGCCAAGAACAGCAATTACTGACCGCAGAACTGTTGGTCGCTCAGAAAAACAACCCTGCGGCTGCCGCTATTCTTGGCAAATTGGATGCAACTCAACTCTCTGCAAATCAACAGGTTCGCTTCTATCAAGCACAAATCGCCGCCAATCAGGGTAAAGCCACCTTGCCACTGATTCGCGCGTTTATTGCTCAAGAACCCTTGCTGAAAGATAAAGCACATCAAGATAATATTGATGGCACCTGGCAAGTACTGGCGCAGCTCACACCACAAGAATTGAATAACATGGTGATTAATGCAGACGAAAATGTGCTGCAAGGCTGGCTGGATTTACTGCATGTTTGTCAGGATAACAAGCAAGACCCGGACCTGCTGAAAGCCGGGATTAGAGATTGGCAAAACCGTTATCCGCAAAACCCGGCGGCGAAAAGTTTGCCGACGGCATTAACGCAAATCAGTAACTTCAGCCAGGCCTCTACGGCGAAAATTGCGCTGTTGTTGCCGTTGAGTGGCCCGGCGCAAGTCTTTGCCGATGCTATCCAACAAGGTTTTACGGCCGCCCAGAATGGCTTGCCGGTCAACGCCCCTGCGCCGGTGACCCCCGACCCAATGGCAACCACGGCGGCTGATGGCTCCGCCGCCCCAGTGACAGAGGTTGCTCCAGTTGCAACCCCTGCCCCGGTCGTGGCACCTGTTGCCAGCAGTAATGCACAAGTGAAAGTCTACGACACCACCACCCAACCGGTGGCCGCATTGTTGGCACAAGCTCAGCAGGATGGCGCTACCTTGGTTGTTGGCCCACTGTTGAAACCTGAAGTTGAACAACTGAGTGCCACGCCAAGCACACTAAATATTCTGGCGCTGAATCAGCCAGAAGTTAGCACCAATAGCCCAAATATCTGTTACTTCGCCCTGTCGCCAGAAGATGAAGCCCGCGATGCTGCGCATCATTTGTGGAGTCAGGAAAAAAGAGTGCCGCTGTTGCTGACACCGCGCGGCGCTTTTGGTGACCGCATCGCCAAGGCCTTTGCTGAAGAGTGGCAGAAACAAGGCGGGCAGACAGTATTGCAGCAAAACTTCGGCTCCACGGCGGAGTTGAAACAAGCCATCAACAGTGGCGCGGGTATCCGCTTAATCGGTCAGCCGGTGAGTGTGTCAAGCGCACCTGCGGCGGCCCCAGCTTCTGTGACCATCGCGGGCCTGACTATTCCTGCGCCGCCAGTCGATGCGCCGGTCGTTTCAACCTCTGCCGGTGGTAACATTGATGCGGTGTATATCATTGCAACCCCTGCCGAGCTGACATTGATTAAGCCGATGATTGATATGGCCACCAGCACCCGCACTAAACCGGCGCTGTTTGCCAGCTCACGTAGCTATCAAGCCGGCGCAGGCCCGGACTACCGCCTAGAGATGGAAGGCATTCAGTTTAGTGATATTCCATTAATGGCAGGCTCGAATCCTGCATTGATGCAACAAGCCGCGGCGAAATATTCCAACGATTATTCGCTGGTACGTTTATACGCCATGGGGATTGATGCATGGACATTATCGAATCATTTTGCTGAAATGCGCCAAATTCCAGGTTTCCAAGTCAGTGGCACCACCGGGGATTTAACGGCATCTGCCGATTGTGTTATCACCCGCAAATTACCATGGCTACAATATCGTCAAGGTATGGTGGTACCGGCAGCGTAA
- a CDS encoding glycosyl hydrolase family 18 protein, with protein MKDNIVMGFWHNWPTESGSGYKGGRFKEMDLTSIPLNYNVIVVAFMKVIDGSNDHIPDFRPYKYTDIEFRQQIDTLHSQGRKVLISLGGADADIVMHNGDEVALAERIKQLSDKFGFDGLDIDLEQKAITAGNNQKVIPAALRMVKDHYKLQGKNFIISMAPEFPYLQKGREYEEYIINLEGYYDFIAPQFYNQGGDGVWVDNIGWLAQDNNQNKADFLYYLSESIVTGTRNFIKIPSDKFIIGLPSNNDAAATGYVINAEDVKETFLRLQSAGLPIRGLMTWSINWDAGTNSAGKDYNWEFINRFGYLTENNVVPEPVENNWVANVRYEDGARVLWNGIVYSCVMRHESNIYWTPEKAASLWNIGSN; from the coding sequence ATGAAAGACAATATCGTTATGGGATTTTGGCATAACTGGCCAACAGAGTCGGGCAGTGGATATAAAGGCGGTCGATTCAAGGAAATGGATTTGACCAGCATTCCACTAAATTACAATGTAATTGTTGTTGCGTTTATGAAAGTAATTGACGGTAGCAACGATCATATTCCAGACTTTCGTCCTTATAAATATACTGATATTGAATTCCGTCAACAAATTGACACGTTACATAGTCAAGGTCGTAAAGTTCTTATTTCTCTCGGTGGCGCAGATGCTGACATTGTCATGCATAATGGTGATGAAGTTGCACTGGCTGAGCGTATTAAACAACTTAGCGATAAGTTTGGCTTTGACGGTTTAGATATCGATCTGGAGCAAAAAGCTATCACTGCTGGTAACAATCAGAAAGTTATTCCTGCTGCTTTACGTATGGTTAAAGACCATTATAAGTTACAAGGGAAAAATTTCATTATCAGCATGGCACCTGAATTCCCATACCTGCAAAAAGGACGCGAGTACGAAGAATATATTATTAATCTAGAAGGCTATTACGACTTTATTGCGCCACAGTTCTATAATCAAGGCGGTGATGGCGTTTGGGTTGATAATATAGGCTGGCTGGCACAAGATAATAACCAGAATAAAGCTGATTTTCTCTATTATCTATCTGAAAGTATTGTTACCGGCACCCGTAATTTCATTAAGATCCCAAGTGACAAATTTATTATCGGTTTGCCTTCTAATAATGATGCAGCTGCAACTGGCTACGTTATTAATGCAGAAGATGTGAAAGAAACATTTTTACGCCTGCAAAGTGCCGGGCTGCCCATCCGTGGATTAATGACCTGGTCTATAAATTGGGATGCTGGCACTAACAGCGCCGGGAAAGATTACAACTGGGAATTTATTAATCGCTTCGGTTACCTGACAGAAAATAATGTCGTACCAGAACCGGTTGAAAATAATTGGGTTGCCAATGTGCGTTATGAAGATGGTGCCCGAGTGTTATGGAATGGCATCGTATATAGCTGCGTAATGCGTCATGAGTCCAATATTTATTGGACTCCGGAAAAGGCGGCCTCTTTGTGGAATATAGGCTCTAATTAA